The Glycine soja cultivar W05 chromosome 19, ASM419377v2, whole genome shotgun sequence genomic sequence taaacaatacttttttttaatttattttcttttccattctttttataaaatttatatcttGGGAAGTCAAGTACAGGGGATAAGATCATTTAAGATGCCCATCGAGATTCCAATGTTCTTCAACTTATACATGACAGTTTCTTCTTCCTGTCTTCCcctcaatttcaatttttccaGAACCATGGTCCACTGAGGTGATATACATAGTTTGATTTGAACACAAATCAGGATATGCAAAATTTAATCTTACtaagaaaaaattgattaagCTGAGAATACAGATGGaattgatatattaataaaCTGAGAATacagattaaaaacaataaaacctaCGGAAAACAAAATTCCAGAAATTACTTCAggcaataatatattattatttcccATCTCACATGGAATTAttcttatccacatttgataaACTGATGGCACAATAACAATACAACCACAACAAAAGTATGAActgaaaacattaaatattacatACAGTAATACTAACAATAACAGGATTGTTATAAACAAACTTCCTGTACCTGACttatgaatataaaaaagaagacaaTAACATAgggaaattaaactaaaataaataagattctCCATCATATGACAACCttaaaaatgagaaatgaaaTTACAAGGATTGGAACATGTTCTTTAGCAAACCCTGGTGTAATCGCCACAACTTTGGTTAGGGCCACCACCGTTTTTGGAAGGCAAGCAGGTTCGGTAGCCATTGCTTTGTGGACAATTAACAgctttgttgtttgaattgccTGTTTGGCCAGACACAGATTGGCTCACATCGTAGAGCATTCTGGCCACATGGGAACCGAAGTAGAATTCTGATTCCAAATCATTGTTGCCGATGAGGCAATCCTCTGTGACACAGTTTTTGTTGTTGGCGTTGACAACGTTGTTGTAGTGGATCAGAAGAATCAGCAGCACAAAGGAGAGACccttgttcattttatttttggggGGAACTATTTTCTCAGACAAAGAGAAGACTATGGTATTTGGTTCAGAGTGAAGGCCTCTTCTTGTCTGTTTTGTACAGTTGGGTTACACTAAATAATAGGAATCTTCTTCAACATCAAGTTGAGTGTGAAATTAAGGTATTATCTCTATTATGTACTACTCTTCTAACTGcaagtttgtttttttgtttttcaattttagtatATTGAGAATAATGTGATTTAACTCTTACCTTTGTTTTCTTGcaaatagaaaagagaaagatgaaaaaaaaatataaaacttttagTATTTGTTTGAGAAGAGGAATAGAAAGGAAggatattaacaaaaaaaattcttaattagtataaaaatattattacattattttcgATTGCTTTCCAGTTGTTTAAACATGCAGAAAGAAATTTCTctacctttatatatatatatatatatatatatatatatatatatatatatatatatatatatatatatatatatatatatatatatatatatatatttaaaaaatatgttttcactttatttctcttctttttcaatctttcttttttatttatttgcactCTCTTTTAATcctaaacaaatcaaaatattaaatggGGAAATATGTAAAGCCGAGgacatttattattaattgaaaataggTTAAGTATTTGGAatcttttaattcaaataagaataaagaatatataaacatttttctcattttacattttcttaaatttaaatatgtaatgactatataatttaaattaaattaaaaattaatatacctCACGTATATATTTTAGAgacatttatttagttttttcttcttcaagaaactgaGGAGAGTTTACTTGACGCCATGCTTTGTAATTTGGAAATACTTATCACcacttaatttcaaaatatttcattagtattatataaatgagtgatttttttttgtataaactaTATTATCTTCTGAAATTAATAATGCTTAAATAGGATAGAACTACTAGGAGTAAATATACATTCATTtctgtttaaattatattgcccatcatgtagtttttttataatctttatcatataaaaaagatatactattttatttttattaccagAATTTTTAAATCTGTCGGTGGCTTACACGTTAACAACAGGCTAATCGAAAAAGCTTTTTCACTCAAATTTGTTTGCTcgtattaatttgtttttgaaaggaataAAGTATTAAAACGAAATAACCAGGGATGTTCCTTATCAGTGTGTGGAATTGCGAGAGAAAAGCATTGAATTCTCCTGTGTGGTTTGGAAAAGTCTTACTTAATAgcctaaaaaaatcttattcactttaaacattttgaaaaataaaaaatctgaaaaagaaagagattagAGATTTTCTTTATACTTCATCCGTTGGTCTTGATATAATTGGATGGCTATTGGCTACTAATCAATACGAGTGAAACATGTAGGGACTCGATTGTGCATTGCTCTCAAAAAAGAGGATAAGGTTCCagctagtttttgttttttttttatttaaagaattcaATTTGGCATCTTTCTTTAACAAGCCTTTTTCTTTCTACTTAGAAAACTTTAGATCCTAATCCAAGTGAGGTCGACTTTATTTCATTTCAGTCTTTCACTTCCTATTTCTTTACTCAcgtaaatacattttataatttcgTATTATAAAAGTAGCTTAAGTTagctttttcttctaattttgtttTACGAACAAAGAAAGAGATCTTATTAGATATACTTCAATCGTAGCACAAGGAGTGCCAAATTGAAATGAAACAACCTTTACAATATTTTATGAGTCAATCAATTTCTGTTAGACATGTGGCTTTGAATTTTTTAAGGGCCGAGATCGCACAAGAACATCTATCCACCGTGGTCCGCAGAATTAACATTGTATAGATAATACATTAATgtaagcataaaaaaaaaagtatatgtaCAGATAAAATCTTAcaaatttcataatattttagaGAAATTCTCCTtcggtgttttttttattttacattcctGTAAGCATAAAAAAACATTCTTCCCCATTGGAAatgtttttatgtataaaataatgtgttgtttaatttaatatgaatatataaaataatattttattatttaacgcATATAGCAATATTATTTAACCCCGCCTCTTTATTTTGGTGCTAAAAATTCAACTTTTACATTTTCtgttgtaacaatagtttatggcaaaccgaaaaaaaaaattattggctgagtcgcggacaatgtcgctttctttaaggCGTTTTGTGGCAAtgccaaaaattgtgcaagcaggctatcaaccacgaagtccccAAGATAAAATAACTCAGATCACCGTATAAGATTTTcactgcactgagggaacctttctagaattacaccttcttgtatgacttgaaaagtcactctaaagccacccgaaaagtcactattatagccaaccgaaaatatgacttaaaaagtcactcttatagccaaccgaaaatatgacctaaaaagtcactcttataaccaaccgaaaatatgacttaaaaagtcactcttatagccaaccgaaaatatgacctaaaaagtcactcttataaccaaccgaaaatatgacttaaaaagtcacgcttatagccaaccaaaaatatgacttaaaaagtcactcttatagctaACCGAAATTAtagagcgacagaaagaaagagggagaagtttgctggaaatgcatcggctgaaaaatgggagggagaaagaaaagttgaggaaatgcttctcaactggggcaaggaaaaaagaagaaagaaactctctatatatagggagtgaaacactattcaagtgtttatcttgagcgatgtgggacttgaagccttttttttcttttttttctctttttttttcaaactttcatccacattctcttttgttctaacaatcccccacttgaaatttgaaaagaagattttcgaggatttcataaaattgtgcaTAAACAAAGGTGTCATACAACTTGAACCTTTGCATAGTGAGTAAGATTCAGATTTTACTAGAGTGACTCAAAGTCTTGAACTCTATCTCCGACATCAAACCACACACAACCTTTTCATAGGTGTATTCTATAAAGCTCGTGCGTTAAAGGCCATGCACGTCTATCCCAGTATAGTGAACGCTCTAgaaatttttgcccaaaatttcatatgaagcggccctcacttcaacattcacataggtcagtctatcaagagtactcctgtagcctaggtactccactcaacgtagagtatagatctcattaagaattatgaatttttttcataactcatcctcttgttacttcaggaatcatgctgctttcacttataactgcatgttcatctcatatcacttcATAACTTGTTATTACCCATTGAACCTAGTTCTTGGGATCTCCAGTCATTTAGGTCGGGTTACCATCATGAATGATCATCGCAGTAAGGGCACTAGTCCCATTCTTTTAGAAGTGTTATGGACTTTCTCTCTAGCTAATCCTTTCGTCAAAGGATCTGCTAAATTATCATCAGTGCGTACGTGATCCACTCTAACAGCTCCTGTTGAGAGTAATTCTCTAACAGTGTCGTGCTTACGACGTATCTGTCATTTCTTACCATTGTAATAACGGTTCTCAATTTTTGCAATAGCCGTGGTACTATCGCAATGGATCAACACAGCTGGTATCGGTCTTTCCCATAAAGGAATCTCTGCAAGTAAGCTTCTTAGCCAACTTGCTTCCCCACTAGCAGTTGCTAGTGCTATCATCTCAGATTCCATAGTGGACTGATCTAAGATAGTCTGTTTCTTTGACTTCCAAGAAACAGCCCCACCAGCTATGCTAAATATATAGCCGCTGGTTGCTTTGGAATCTTCTGAATGAGTGTTTCAATCTGCATCGCTGTATCCTTCAAGTACAGCGGGAaaccttttataatgtaatccaaggtttatggttcttttaaggTACCTCATTACCCTTTCAATAGCGTGCCAGTGCTCCATACTAGGTCTACTGGTAAACCTGCATAAGAATCTCACAACATAGGCTATGTCGGGTCTAGTACAATCAGTGGCATACCTAAGGCTGCCAATGATACTTGTGTACTCAGTTTGTCGTATACCTTCACCAGTGTTCTTAAACAGTTTTACACTTGGATCATATGGTGTACTAGCAGGTTTACAGTCAAAGtagtcatatttctttaagatcttctcaatgtagtgagattgatccagagaaattccctcttttgacctaataatcttaataccaaggattacacttgcttctccgaggtctttcatatcaaagttgttGCACAACAATGATTTCACATCTAATTGGTTTGCAGCCAGGAGGCAAGTCTACTAAATGTCAGGTCTTGTTAGATTCTAAAGAATCCATCTCATTATTAATGGCTTCTTGCCACAAGTCAGCATC encodes the following:
- the LOC114398207 gene encoding uncharacterized protein LOC114398207, whose product is MNKGLSFVLLILLIHYNNVVNANNKNCVTEDCLIGNNDLESEFYFGSHVARMLYDVSQSVSGQTGNSNNKAVNCPQSNGYRTCLPSKNGGGPNQSCGDYTRVC